A region of Micromonospora sp. WMMD882 DNA encodes the following proteins:
- a CDS encoding phosphatidylinositol-specific phospholipase C domain-containing protein, translating into MSGVGRAWPKRVVSAFAVLVAAVAGTLVVPPGPAQATSASENYRTLGQTNNPDWMSWVPDNTSLGRLSVPGTHDTLSIHGGDMVQTQEDYGNSGATMAAQLDAGVRAIDIRVRVVGEHFTVHHGAYYQHANFSDVLSVLASFLASHPTETVLMNLKAECTGELGSCTDDPDNGADGRRQVLDSYLANDPNRNVFYAPTVTGAGPAAMPTLGAVRGKVVLTRFVGAFGGIYGGYGLSQLVDSGAEQYIQDEYHVPTIFDIDDKWNKVRAHLDTTNAGPADAMYINYTSGASTGAYPYTVAGGTGLDSVRGVNWFAMRHLFDGNAQRTGVVMMDFPGAALIDVIISHNYRLATWGGGVAASASHTLKNIVRASGGNAEERNDQVRTFLTHVAPGVLWHTAVVKSAYGFDIASDGIVVDAGEVGDYRILAWTSELSTSGTSEAAVQAVVDPLVGGLSGGNGDRAGAVAAALRAQFPNQSWSVVLRQGDGGFQNWTTSTYGVSYKATAGDRAYLALGVDKHEDALPDPGAPGQRIAYYTSWSVYGNAFYPKHLDTNGSAAKLTTLMYAFQNIDPVNLTCMAANKSGTTDDNDPDGNDGAGDAWADYQMGFTADKSVDGVADTWAQPLKGNFNQLKKLKAKHPHLKVLVSIGGWTYSKWFSDAAATPASRQKFVSSCIDMFIRGNLPQLGDDPAGGTGAAAGVFDGIDIDWEFPAEQARPGNHYGPQDTANYTALLAEFRSQLDALGGTRKMLTAAVPAGPGAIDKLQAPQVAQYLDFANVMSYDMHGTWETAGPTNFQGPLYDSPSSPAYGGGLTVDDAIQKYLANGFPANKLTMGVPFYGRGWTGVPAGNSNGLYQSVTGPTAAFPYSLAPGVAMYKELAAAGKLGNVHFDRETKGAWVHDGTNFWSIETPQSLLAKRRYIKTHGLAGVMIFSLESDDPGTTLLNAATGM; encoded by the coding sequence ATGTCTGGTGTGGGAAGAGCGTGGCCCAAGCGGGTCGTGTCGGCGTTCGCGGTGCTGGTCGCCGCGGTGGCCGGCACGCTCGTCGTGCCGCCCGGTCCGGCGCAGGCCACGAGCGCCAGTGAGAACTACCGGACCCTGGGGCAGACCAACAATCCGGACTGGATGAGCTGGGTCCCCGACAACACGAGCCTGGGCAGACTGTCCGTCCCGGGCACCCACGACACCCTGTCGATCCACGGCGGCGACATGGTGCAGACCCAGGAGGACTACGGCAACAGCGGGGCCACCATGGCCGCCCAGCTCGACGCGGGCGTCCGCGCGATCGACATCCGGGTACGGGTCGTCGGTGAGCACTTCACCGTCCACCACGGGGCGTACTACCAGCACGCCAACTTCTCCGACGTGCTGTCGGTGCTGGCGTCGTTCCTGGCCAGTCACCCCACCGAGACCGTGCTGATGAACCTGAAGGCCGAGTGCACCGGCGAGCTGGGCTCCTGCACCGACGACCCGGACAACGGCGCCGACGGCCGGCGGCAGGTCCTCGACTCGTACCTGGCCAACGACCCGAACCGGAACGTGTTCTACGCCCCGACGGTCACCGGCGCCGGCCCGGCGGCGATGCCGACCCTCGGCGCGGTACGGGGCAAGGTGGTGCTCACCCGGTTCGTCGGCGCGTTCGGCGGCATCTACGGCGGGTACGGGCTGTCGCAGCTCGTCGACAGCGGAGCGGAGCAGTACATCCAGGACGAGTACCACGTTCCCACGATCTTCGACATCGACGACAAGTGGAACAAGGTCCGCGCCCACCTGGACACCACGAACGCCGGCCCGGCCGACGCCATGTACATCAACTACACCAGCGGGGCGAGCACCGGCGCGTACCCGTACACGGTGGCCGGCGGCACCGGCCTGGACTCCGTACGCGGGGTCAACTGGTTCGCCATGCGCCACCTGTTCGACGGGAACGCGCAACGTACCGGGGTGGTCATGATGGACTTCCCCGGCGCGGCGCTGATCGACGTGATCATCTCGCACAACTACCGCCTCGCCACCTGGGGCGGCGGCGTGGCGGCGAGCGCGTCGCACACCCTGAAGAACATCGTCCGGGCCTCCGGCGGCAACGCCGAGGAACGCAACGACCAGGTACGCACGTTCCTGACCCACGTCGCGCCGGGGGTGCTCTGGCACACCGCCGTGGTCAAGTCGGCGTACGGCTTCGACATCGCCTCGGACGGCATCGTGGTCGACGCCGGTGAGGTCGGCGACTACCGCATCCTGGCCTGGACCAGCGAGCTGAGCACCAGCGGAACCAGCGAGGCCGCCGTCCAGGCGGTGGTGGACCCGCTGGTCGGCGGGCTCTCCGGCGGCAACGGGGACCGGGCCGGCGCGGTCGCCGCGGCGCTGCGCGCCCAGTTCCCGAACCAGTCCTGGTCGGTGGTGCTGCGGCAGGGCGACGGCGGCTTCCAGAACTGGACCACCTCCACCTACGGCGTGTCGTACAAGGCGACCGCCGGGGACCGCGCGTACCTCGCCCTGGGCGTCGACAAACACGAGGACGCGCTGCCCGACCCGGGCGCGCCCGGCCAGCGGATCGCCTACTACACGAGCTGGTCGGTGTACGGCAACGCGTTCTACCCGAAGCACCTGGACACCAACGGCAGCGCCGCCAAGCTGACCACCCTGATGTACGCCTTCCAGAACATCGACCCGGTCAACCTGACCTGCATGGCGGCGAACAAGTCGGGCACCACCGACGACAACGACCCGGACGGCAACGACGGGGCCGGGGACGCCTGGGCCGACTACCAGATGGGGTTCACCGCCGACAAGAGCGTCGACGGGGTGGCCGACACCTGGGCGCAGCCGTTGAAGGGCAACTTCAACCAGCTCAAGAAGCTGAAGGCGAAGCACCCGCACCTGAAGGTGCTGGTGTCGATCGGCGGCTGGACGTACTCGAAGTGGTTCTCCGACGCCGCCGCGACGCCCGCCTCCCGGCAGAAGTTCGTCAGCTCCTGTATCGACATGTTCATCCGGGGCAACCTGCCGCAGCTCGGCGACGATCCGGCCGGCGGGACGGGCGCGGCGGCCGGCGTCTTCGACGGCATCGACATCGACTGGGAGTTCCCCGCCGAGCAGGCCCGGCCCGGCAACCACTACGGCCCGCAGGACACCGCCAACTACACGGCGCTGCTGGCTGAGTTCCGCAGCCAGCTCGACGCCCTCGGCGGGACCCGCAAGATGCTCACCGCCGCCGTCCCGGCCGGGCCGGGCGCGATCGACAAGCTCCAGGCGCCGCAGGTCGCGCAGTACCTGGACTTCGCCAACGTCATGTCGTACGACATGCACGGCACCTGGGAGACCGCCGGCCCGACCAACTTCCAGGGCCCGCTGTACGACTCGCCGAGCAGCCCCGCGTACGGCGGCGGCCTGACCGTCGACGACGCCATCCAGAAGTACCTGGCCAACGGCTTCCCGGCGAACAAGCTCACCATGGGCGTGCCGTTCTACGGGCGCGGCTGGACGGGCGTGCCGGCCGGCAACAGCAACGGCCTGTACCAGTCGGTGACCGGCCCGACGGCGGCGTTCCCGTACTCGCTGGCCCCGGGGGTCGCCATGTACAAGGAGCTGGCGGCGGCCGGCAAGCTCGGCAACGTCCACTTCGACCGGGAGACGAAGGGCGCCTGGGTGCACGACGGCACCAACTTCTGGTCCATCGAGACCCCGCAGTCGCTGCTGGCGAAGCGCCGCTACATCAAGACCCACGGCCTGGCCGGAGTGATGATCTTCTCCCTGGAGAGTGACGACCCCGGCACCACCCTCCTCAACGCCGCCACCGGCATGTAG